A stretch of the Porifericola rhodea genome encodes the following:
- a CDS encoding YqgE/AlgH family protein: MSSIVIPKKGDLLISEPFLPDPNFERSVILICEHNHEGSLGFVLNKPIEYHLGDVIEEVNGFESKLYRGGPVQEDTLHFIHKAGQVVDDTVAVNDGIYWGGNFDQLLSMINTRQVEASDFIFFVGYSGWAPGQLEEELKENSWIVYPQASPYDVFDSSPAHLWRKVLNNMGGKYKMLSNYPIDPRLN, from the coding sequence ATGTCATCTATAGTTATTCCAAAAAAGGGAGATTTGCTGATCTCAGAACCTTTTTTACCAGACCCTAATTTTGAACGATCAGTAATATTAATTTGTGAACACAATCATGAAGGTTCGCTAGGATTTGTTTTAAACAAACCTATTGAGTATCATTTGGGAGATGTAATTGAGGAGGTCAATGGTTTTGAGAGTAAGCTTTACCGTGGGGGGCCAGTACAGGAAGATACGCTACACTTTATTCATAAGGCAGGGCAGGTAGTAGATGATACGGTAGCGGTGAACGATGGCATTTACTGGGGAGGTAATTTTGATCAGCTTCTGTCTATGATTAATACCAGACAGGTAGAGGCCAGTGACTTTATCTTTTTTGTAGGATATTCAGGCTGGGCACCCGGACAGTTAGAAGAAGAACTCAAGGAAAACTCCTGGATAGTATATCCTCAGGCCAGTCCTTATGATGTTTTTGACAGTTCACCAGCCCATCTTTGGAGAAAAGTTTTGAATAATATGGGAGGTAAGTACAAAATGCTTTCAAATTATCCTATAGACCCACGATTAAATTGA